TCAACCAAAATCGCTCAGTTTCTAAGAAAATATCCTTCGATCTTTGAAGAGTTCGTTGGTCCAGAGTATAATCTCCCATGGTTCAGATTGACACCAGAAGCTACAGAGCTCGATAGGTTAGAGAGAATCGTGTACCAAACTCACGCTGAGGATTTGCGTGATCGGTTGAGGAAACTGATACTGATGAGTAAAGATCACGTTTTGCCAATAAGTATAGTTCAaggaatgaaatggtatttAGGTTTGCCTGATGATTACTTGCAGTTTCCGGATATGAATTTAGATTCTTCGTTTAGGTTTGTAGATATGGAAGATGGAGTTAAAGGTTTAGCAGTAGTAGACTATAATAATGGAGGAGATAAGGTTTTGTCTGTGTTGCAGAAGAATGTagtaaagaagagaggagaagtgAGTTTGGAAGAGATTGagtttcctctgtttccatCAAAAGGTTGTAGATTGAGAGTCAAGATTGAAGATTGGTTAAAAGAGTTTCAAAAGCTTCCTTATGTATCACCATACGATGATTATTCATGTTTGGATCCAAGTAGTGATGTAGCTGAGAAGAGAGTTGTTGGGTTTCTTCATGAACTGCTTTGTCTCTTCGTCGAGCATTCAGCTGAGAGGAAGAAGCTGTTATGTCTCAAGAAGTTTTTCGGATTGCCTCAGAAGGTTCATAAGGCTTTTGAGAGACATCCTCAGATTTTTTACTTGTCTATGAAGAATAAAACTTGTACAGCTATTCTTAGAGAGCCTTATAAGGATAAAGCTAGTGTTGAAACCCATCCTGTGTTGGCTGTAAGGAAGAAGTACATCCAATTGATGAAGAATTCTGAGTTGATTTTGAAGAGTAGAAGGCATAGTTTCGGGTTTTCTGATGAAGGAGTTGTAGTAGAgaaagatttggatttggattttgattttgaagctTAAGGCAAAGTATTGTTACCTTACTTAAGAATCAGTTTAATGATCAACCAATCTTTATTAATCAAAGACATCATTGACgtatttgttttaaacaagTCTTTAAGTTGCAGCTCACATCACTCGGAATATTACAAAAGCTTTGAATGCAAGAATGAATTTGCTATACGAAAACAAAAgaccaaaaacagaacaaaaatagGTATTCCCCtgaagacaaaatgggtataagagtttgtaagagaagaaaaaaaacgaagagaTAGTTATTTTTAGCTGCTCAATTTCTCAATGATCTTGGAGAGAGCTGAGTATGACCCAATGACTGAAGATATTGTTCCTACTATGATGATTAAGATACACAGCATCATCTacacaacaaaccaaaacattgTCGATGAATCTAAAAACGCTAGGAACGATGTTTGTATGAAACTAATATAGATACAGAATTGCTAAGAAGATTACCTGGGTCGGGGTAACTTTATTCCTTACGATGCTCAAGAAACAAGCTGGTGGAAGTATTAGAGTctgcacaaaacaaaagataatttgAACGATCTTTATTTGTAGTAGAAAAACCAGAAAGGCAAGGAAAAGAAAGCTTACGACGAGCATTGTCAACAATGAACCAATCAAGGACATGACAAGACCTGCAAGATTATTGAGTGTTCTCTCACTATTAGCAAGAGAATGGttttgaagaagatgagcttTAACAACAAAATGGTAGAGATGATTTTACCAAAGAAGGGAATTGAAAGACCAACAAGCAGAGTAGAGAAGACCAATGCGGTTCTAATGCCGATGGCGTACCAATGGGATCTGATATGCCTTGATGGTATCAACTCCTCAAGACTCATTGCTACTGGAGATATGGTCAAAGCATATTTGGTAAATGGATTGACCACCTGCAAAATGGTTAAATACAAAACGGCTTTAGTTCCCATGTGATAACCAACATGCAACAATTAGTGGAAAGAACACATATTTTGATCTACTTACCGTAGTCCACACAGCAATCTTAGTTGCAACCAAATCTTGAGGCAAGTTGAGTGTAAATTGTGATTCTGTTGATTCTCCAAACATTGTATATCCCATAACAGCAACGCCAGCATACATCAAAGTGCAAATAGTAAAACTGCATGATGTTATATCAACCATTAGATGTGTTAGAGAAGTTGAGGAATgtgcatataaaaaaaaaggtgaagtcTGCATAAGCGAAAGTCAGAGCaatctaaaaaatgtaaagttAAGAGGATTTTGTTAGAACTTGTTAAAACCATATCATAAGCTTACCATGTCAAGAGAACAGCAGGGTACTGAGATGGTTTGGCCATAGAAGTATAAATATTGGGGAAAACGGCATGTCCTGAATAGCAGTAACCATAGAGTCCTATAGCTACAGGTAATGTTGACAAGTTTAGTGTAGTTCCTTTGCTGTGAATCCCAACTTCATCTACCAAACCAatccaaaacaaacacaataccacTAGCACCGATGCAATCACCCCTCCAGCTGAGATATAACTCAGAACACTGAGATCTCTGAGCCAAACAGTGGGGAGCACAGCGAGAGTGGTAAGCAATGCAAAGAGATGGCGTGCATCTAACTGAAACCCTCCAATACTTAAGGCAGCATTTGGATATAATGAAGACAAATTGTCACTCTCCAATATTATATATTCCACACAACACGCCtgcaaatataaataaacaatcaTGTGAAGTCAGTAATTATACACTCACTTCTATTGAAGTAAGTAACATCTGAGTTTTATGATACACCTTTTActatgaaagaaacaaagactctaaaagcagtTTACAGAGAAGTATACATGAAAACAAGTTACACCTAAACTAAAAAGTCAGAAAGAATCACTATTAAACTAATCATTTCactcttaccaaaaaaaaaaaactaatcatttCACACTAATAGCTTTTAAGAAGCTTTAAGGGATCATTCCatctataatatattatacattcGCCGCTTGAGTGACGTCAAAAGTAGCTTTAAGAAGGAACAAattgaaacaaagagaaaaagtttaaaGTAGCTTCAGGTAGTGCCAAATCTAGAACTAGTGGCAGGACTCTATGGGACCCTATGCTAACGTGTTTCACAACATGGGGTCACACACTTAAAGATctcttgtgttgtttttgtttcctaacACCACTTGGAATCTCTTGAATTATGTATGTACTTTTTTCATGGCAAAAAGAGTCAAGGGATTTCTATTTCTATAGAGTATAGATTAAAGTCAACTGATGGACGAATCCATTAGAAACACGTACGTATAGCTCCAAATAGAGTACAATCtgcaatgcaaaaaaaaaaaaaaagaataaattaatataaattgagAACAATGATATCAAATTCCACTATTAAAAGTGAGAAACTGGTAAGCTACTATTTGGCTTCTGATAGCAATCTAATTGCATCAAGAAATGTATAATACTAACTTTTCCTTGGCTTTTGAGTTGTTCGATTTGTTCAAAGGCCAAAAAGGCATTTCTCTTTCTGTGGGGATAATtcactgagttttttttttctttttttctatatggTCCTTATCTTTGGCACCTTCACTATAGAGTAGGAATTTAAGGAAAAGTTGATCCCCTTACCGAGACAAAGATACGTCCAGTAGTACCAAACGCAGCTTGGCCAATGTCGGGGTAGGTCTCGAGGTCAGACTCACTGTCGAGGCAGTAACGTAGGAGGATTCCGGtgtagaaagaaagaagacCATATATAAATAGTATCATTAGTCCCAACCATCCTCCTTCTTTGGCAGCATAAGGAGTTGAGAGTATTCCAACCCCACATAGAACGTTCAATCCTGCACCATGACCCACAATGTTATAGCACAAGTTCATAATTTTACTAAGAGCAAAAAGATTACAAGCATATTCTTTGAACCTAGACATGTTCTGTTCATGTGCTCCATGTGCTATAGGACAATAGAGTTGATTGTTATTTTGGACTATTCTCTTAAATTATAAAGACAAAAAGTCTTTAAACCCCGAAGAAGACGGTCTAGGCCCATACACACACAATCTAGAGTCGTATTTGTAATGGTGAAGGCACAATTGCAATCAATCTTGAAGCTCTATAGTTACGAGAAAAGCTATTCTCACCAAGCCACTTTTAAACTACTTCTAGGAGGAGACAGAGTATATTACTAAAGCATAAAGATTGAACTCACCATTTAGAACAGCTTGTCCGTATGAGCTATTACGGGACATTGGAATCTCATGAGAGATCATGGATGATTTCTCGTCCTTTCGCATTGAATGCCTCCTCGAAGGAATAGGAGGGAGCAAGCCATGAGAGCTAAGTCTGTGTTTTGGTAAAGCTTGTTCATCTGCCTGTGGTGATAGCAAAGGCTTTGTAACAGCAGGTAATGATTCCGGAGTATGTCTTCTTATCAAAGAAGATGACAAGAAGGAGCTTCCAAATCTCGTCATCGAATTGTTTCCAAGAAAACCGATACTAGGAGACGGTACACTACTGTAAAGATCAATGGACTGCCTACAAAATATtaccaagaacacaaaaaaaaagtgtgaaactTCTGTGTCCAAACCAATCAAGAATCATAAGAATGAGGATTAGTAGTAGAGAAACCTGTAACTCTGAGGCCAGGCAGTGGTGTAAGAGCTAGGCTTAGTGTGAGCTTGGTTTTCATC
The sequence above is drawn from the Camelina sativa cultivar DH55 chromosome 4, Cs, whole genome shotgun sequence genome and encodes:
- the LOC104782367 gene encoding protein ROOT PRIMORDIUM DEFECTIVE 1-like, which produces MLSVRRHAQTLASSFTNLPNSTQKRTYVDVYMKWKKDPYFDNIEHILRSSQLRSVVGLKNCIVQEPNRCIPISAISKKTRQFDVSTKIAQFLRKYPSIFEEFVGPEYNLPWFRLTPEATELDRLERIVYQTHAEDLRDRLRKLILMSKDHVLPISIVQGMKWYLGLPDDYLQFPDMNLDSSFRFVDMEDGVKGLAVVDYNNGGDKVLSVLQKNVVKKRGEVSLEEIEFPLFPSKGCRLRVKIEDWLKEFQKLPYVSPYDDYSCLDPSSDVAEKRVVGFLHELLCLFVEHSAERKKLLCLKKFFGLPQKVHKAFERHPQIFYLSMKNKTCTAILREPYKDKASVETHPVLAVRKKYIQLMKNSELILKSRRHSFGFSDEGVVVEKDLDLDFDFEA
- the LOC104782366 gene encoding vacuolar amino acid transporter 1-like; this translates as MNHVPSDQSFYIESEDEDDRKDYVEEDGGGSHSDSSDDAYDENQAHTKPSSYTTAWPQSYRQSIDLYSSVPSPSIGFLGNNSMTRFGSSFLSSSLIRRHTPESLPAVTKPLLSPQADEQALPKHRLSSHGLLPPIPSRRHSMRKDEKSSMISHEIPMSRNSSYGQAVLNGLNVLCGVGILSTPYAAKEGGWLGLMILFIYGLLSFYTGILLRYCLDSESDLETYPDIGQAAFGTTGRIFVSIVLYLELYACCVEYIILESDNLSSLYPNAALSIGGFQLDARHLFALLTTLAVLPTVWLRDLSVLSYISAGGVIASVLVVLCLFWIGLVDEVGIHSKGTTLNLSTLPVAIGLYGYCYSGHAVFPNIYTSMAKPSQYPAVLLTCFTICTLMYAGVAVMGYTMFGESTESQFTLNLPQDLVATKIAVWTTVVNPFTKYALTISPVAMSLEELIPSRHIRSHWYAIGIRTALVFSTLLVGLSIPFFGLVMSLIGSLLTMLVTLILPPACFLSIVRNKVTPTQMMLCILIIIVGTISSVIGSYSALSKIIEKLSS